GCTCCAGAGGGCAGGGGCCCACACCTCTGCCAGCTGGGAACTCTCCCAGCTTTCCCAGGGCAGAAACCAAAGTGTGCATTTGTTAGAAGCAGGACCAAACACGGGACAGGAGAGGCCACAGAATCAGCCATGGGAACTGAAAGAGAAACCAGGACTCTCTTTTGAGATCTACAAATGCCACATCAGCTTGTCTGACCCCCCTGGACCAGTGGTTCTAAACTGGGGACCCTTGGCAGCACCTGTAGGCAATGTCAGTTGTCACAGCTGGAGAGGTGCTGCCACTGGCCGAGAGGGTGGTGGCCAGGGGTGCTATTCAACATCCTGCTATGCACCGGACCACGCCAGTCACAGAGAGCACCCTGCCCTCAGTCCCCAGTTCCACTGCCTCCTGCCCAACTGGGCTCGCagagtcccccccacccccacgccccttGCCTCCCTAGAGGTCATCCATTTTGCACCTCCCTTCCAGGCAGCATCTGACCCCCAGGTCaccaaccccccaaccccccaacccccttcGAGTTGGTGGGTGAGGAAGTAAGCCACGTTTGGTCCAGATCAgcatttttcaaaatgctttctaCAGAACACTAGTTCCTCAGTTAATACGCGGAGAAAATGTTCCTACTCCAGTCTGTCTGAGGAACACTGGGTTTGGCAAAATTAACCAGCTGCAGGACTTGTCAGAGCCTTTAACATGCCATGTGCATTGTCTCCTTCTGAGAGGcagcctttccccacctctccaacTGCCTGATATTAGGATGGGAAAGCGGGACTGGGCAGCCTGCCGCCAGCAGCCCCTCTGACTCGTGTGCCCCCTCCAGGACCTGGATTACCTGTCTGAAGGCCTCGAAGGCCGGAGCCAAAGCCCCGTGGCCCTGCTCTTTGATGCCCTCCTGCGCCCAGACACAGACTTTGGGGGAGACGTGGAGTCCGTCCTCACCTGGAAGCTCCAGAAGGAGCGAGCCATCCCCCACGTGGTCCTGGGTCGGAACCTGCCTGGGGGAGCCTGGCACGTAAGTGGGCCCAGAAGGGGTGCAAGGGGATTTGGGCCGAGCCTACATGAAGTCTTGGGGAGACTCCCTCCTCAGCTCAGGGTTCAGACTGTTCTGTTTCCTACCTTCCCCTATTCActgccccctccactccccctccctctcccatttcCCTGCATGAGTTCAGGCTTCCTGGACCCTCCAGCCTGAGTGGGTTGGGGGCTAGCAGGGGTCTGGACCAAAGGACCCTTTTCCACACAGTCCATTGAAGGCTCCATGGTGACCCTGAGCCAAGGCCAGTGGATGGGGCTCCCGGACCTGCAGGTCAAGGACTGGATGTGCGGGAAGCGAAGGTGAGGCAGCCCTGGAAAGCCCAGGGCGGGCAGGGAGGACCCAGGcctgcccccacacccagcccagcagccagagGTAAAGGGGCTTCAGGGCTCATTCGTCTGCCTTTCTCGTACCCCAAGGGGAAACTGAGCTCCGATGGGGAAGGGACTTGCACAGACCCACACAAGAAGTGCTCAGCAGAGCTGGGCTGACCCAGGCCTCTGGTCCCTCCTCCCTCATGATgcaccctccccctgctccccagtcctctggcctccctgctgcccctcccccagtctgAGCCTGGCCTGGAACAATCTCTTTCCTTCTAGGTCAGCTAAAAGGATAcacttccttcctttatttatttatttctaatgctCTTGCATTAGGAACACAACCTCACTACTGAAAACtgaaaattgagaaagaaaagacaactcACCCCAATCCCACACATCTTGGggtattttcttcccttcttgtTTCCTGCTCCTTAACAACCTCCCTGCACACCGCCACCCTGGAGAAACACATCACTGAGTAAATGTGTCCCAGCCTCTGCTCCCCCTGGGGCACGAGACATGGAGTTGCCCAGTGGTCCAGGCAGAGGGTCACCCCCTGCCTGGTCGTCTGCCCTGTTTCCTCCACCCTCAGGGGCCATGACAGGGGGCACGCCGCCCCCACCTGGCAGGCACCCCGCCTCTCCAGGGTTCACTGTTCATCTCTCTGACATTCGTCCCTGAAGACTTGGTAGGAAAACGTCCAACACACAGCAATGTGTTAGCAGGCAGGAACTTAAATTTCACTCGTAGACATTACCCTTTTATATCCAACttctaaaatttaactttatgtCACAGCACTTCACGTGGTGGTGACGGCATTTGCAACCAGCCTTTTACAAGGCCACATAATATTCCCCAGGGAGGGGGAGCGACTCCATGGCCCACTTCCTGTGTCCAGGGCCCTGCACTCAGACACCGGAGCCAGAAACCAGGCAGATGCACTCCCTGCCCTCGAAGTGCTGCCGCGGGCCCTAAGTCACTGCCCCGTCACGGAGCCTTTGTCCTTTCTAACGAGCCATTTCTAAGTGATACCGAGGTGACATCTCAGCccaggtctttaaaaaaaagggggggatgaGAAACCCCAGAGCGATTTCCAGAGCCCCAGTTTCAGTAGCCGACCCCCAAGCTGGGTTGACTGCAGTGGCCTTGGGGGATGTGTTGGCATGTCACTCAGGATTCCCGTTAGGTGAGTTCATCTCTAACATCCACAGCTGGGGCCAGTACCTTCCCTGAGGGCACCCAGGCAGACTCAGGGAGGGGCGGGAGGGTGCCGCGGCCTGCTGCCTGAGACAGTGGTGATAGTGACAATAAGTAGTCCCGGCTGTCACTGAGTGTGCTGGGGACCAGGCTAACAGGTGCCCTATAAGGGCGGCTTTTGTAATTAGCCTATTTACTGAAACATGTCATGTGTATAGAAAAGTCCACAACTCCTATGTGTACAGGTGGACGAAATTTCTCAGAGTGGACACACCTGGGTCCAGCCCCCCAGACTCAAGAAATAGATCCCCTCTCCCCAGAACCCCCTGGACCCTCCCAGTCCCCTCCGCTCACTCCTCCCCAGAGGCGACCCAGTCTTGACCTCTAACTCCATACATGAGTTTTGCCTATTTCTGAATTTATGAAAGTGCAATTCTACCATATCCATGTTTGATGCTATTTCATCCTTAGAGGTAATATTAACGGTGGCCGACCCTTTCCCGCTACTTACTGAATGTCCAGTTCTCTTCTAAACTCTTCATTTATATCACCATCGTCACCCTCACTTtgcaatgaggaaactgaggcagagagtttCAGGAAACAGCTTACTGTGGCAGGGGCAGGATATAAACCCACGGCACCCGCCTCTAGAGGCCGCCCTGAGAAGATACTCTTACCGCCCCCGTTTTACCgaagaggagactggagctcTGGAAACCACTAGGCCAAGTGTTAAGGCTGGTGGGTGCACAGCCGTAGTTGGCTCCAGGGCCTGGTGCCAGCCTCATCATCCCCTGTCCCACGTGATCGAGGCCCCCACCCTGGTCCACTCTCTGTCACTCACCCTTCCATGTCCTTCCCCGCCAGAGGTCTTCGTAACAGCCGTGCCACAGCCGGGGACATTGCTCACTATTACATGGACTACGTGAACAAGAAGGGCCTGGGCCACCACTTTGTGTCTGGCGCTGTGGTCACAGCTGTGGCATGGGGGATGCCCGAGCCCAGTGGCACTGGGGCCCAAGACCCCAGCCCCCTCTTCCAGGTGAGCGGCTTCCTGACTGCCGAGGACCGGAGCCCGCAGCCCTTCTCCCTCTGCGCCCACAACGTGGTCCTGGCCACAGGCACGTCGGACAGCCCGGCCCGGCTGGGCATCCCCGGGGAGACCCTGCCTTTTGTCCATTATGAACTGTCGGCCCTGGAGCTGGCCATCCGGGCCGGCACACTGACTCCAGCCTCGGACCCCATCCTCATCGTCGGCGCAGGGCTGTCGGCAGCCGACGCAGTCCTCTACGCCCGTCACTACAACATCCCGGTGATCCATGCCTTCCGCCGGCCTGTGGACGACCCCGGCCTGGTCTTCAACCAGCTGCCCAAGATGCTGTACCCCGAGTACCACAAGGTGCACCAGATGATGCGGGAGCAGTCCATCCTGTCGCCCAGCCCCTACGAGGGCTACTGCAGCCTCCCCGAGCACCAGCTGCTGCTCTTCAAGGAGGACCACCAGGCCGCGTTCCAGGACCCCAACGGCCTCCAGAAGGTCTTCGGCATCTCCCTGGTGCTGGTCCTCATTGGCTCCCACCCCAACCTGTCCTTCCTCCCTGGGGCAGGCGCTGACCTCGCCGTGGACCCCGAGCAGCCGCTGAGCGCCAAGAGGAACCCCATCGACGTGGACCCCTTCACCTACCAGAGCACACAGCAGCAGGGCCTGTATGCTGTGGGGCCACTGGCCGGGGACAACTTCGTGCGGTTTGtgcagggtggggccctggccgTGGCCAGCTCCCTGCTGAGAAGGGAGGCCAGGAAGCCCCCCTAGCACTCTGCCTGGCACCCTCACACCTAGGCCCTAAAGAAGAGGGGAGGCCACCACAGCCCTTCTGGACACAGGGTGCCCAGTGAGGGAGGGGCCTCTCTCGGCTCCTGCGGCAGTTTTCTCGTGTGAAGAGGAGTGGGAGCCTGGGCTGCCTGGACGCTGGGCGGTGCTCAGGCTGGGAGCGATGGCTGCAGCTCCACGGAGGCCCAGACCTGCGGTTTGGGGGAAAAGGTGACAGTGTGAGCGGGGGGCACCAGGGCCAGCTGGGTGCTGAGCCAGGACTCCAGGCCCACGCCTTCCAGATTCAGGTTCCAAATAAAACCAGCATCTGCCTCTACTCACGTGTCTGAGAACTCTGTGCTTGGGGAAGGGCCTGGTGTCCAGGGGGCTGCTCtaggagctggaggtgggggtgagggagcagcACAGGGCCATATGGGAGGAGGGccttgggctgggggtggggagacaaggGACGGAGGTGTGGCAGATGAGAAGGCAGTGTTAGAGAAGTGAGGGGAGGGTGTGTGAGGAATGGGGTGCTGGGGAGGTTTTCCAaggcccctcccactctcccttgCAGCCTGTTGTTGCCCTTCAACCCTCATGCTCACCTGCTCCCTTCACCTGCCCCAAGGCCTTTGCTACGCAGCCTCTAGCCCACTTTCCCCTGCTTTCTTTaacccttcctcctctttccactCTCTCAGCGTAAGAATCACTTGCTCAAAGAAGCTTCTTCTGATACAAACCCCTCCACGAGCATCAGGGCAAATCCCCCCCTCATGGCCCAAGATGCCACCTCTTCATAGCAGTTTCGTTTTAAAGGTTCATTCATTTGTGGAATCTGTCCAGTTTCTGGCTCTGCCCACTCGGATGTAAGCTCCAGGAGGCGAAATATCCCTTTTGCCCATTATTGGGACCCAGGGCCTAGCACCTAGCTTTGCTCCTTAGCGCATCCACTGGAGTGTAAAGAGGATGATCGGGGGCGAAGACTGGTTCTGGGAGTGGACGGCTGAGGGGGCCTCATGCCCATACGAGGGAAGGATGGGTGCCCGCGGGAGTGGCGGTGGAAGCCCAGCGAGTGGGCACCGATGCCTGGAGCTGGGTCACTCCATACTCGGCAGAGGGCGCTCTGTACTCGCCGGACACCGCGCTCCGGCCCCTGCGGTGGCGCCACCGGCGGGGTTGGGGGTACCTTGGTGGAGGGGGGGGAATTGGGAGACTTTCAGGGAAAGGGGGAAACTCCCAGGGGCCCCTCCGCCCGCGCGCAGCCAGACCCCCACCAACCCAGCGCCTACTGGGCAGCCCCCTCCCAGGCTGAATCGAGGTTCAGTCCCCAGATCAGCACCCCCCGCGGGCAGCCCTCAGCCGCCGTGCGCGTCCTCCAGGGGAGGTGGGGCGGTGGAGACCAGGCACGTGGCTCGGGGTCCGGGCGGAGCGCACACCCCTCCCCGCCTGGTCCCCCGGCGCCCGCCCGTCCCCGCGGTGGCCGCGGCCGCGGGGGCCGAAGGAGGGAGGGCGGGGCAGCTCCGGCGGCAGCGCCAGGGAGGGGGTCGCGCGGGGGCGGGCCGCTGGCTGGCGGGCGGGGGTCGGCGGGCTTCCGGGCGGCGGCGGGCGCGGCGCGATGTGCGAGCGGGCGGCGCGCCTGTGCAGGGCCGGCGCGCACAGGCTGCTGCGGGAGCCGCCGCAGCAGGGCCGGGCGCTGGGCGGGCTGCTGCGCTGGGTGGGCGCCAGGATGGGCGAGCCCCGGGTGCCGCTGGTCCCCGACGCCCCCACTGCCCCCGACGCCCCCGCCGTAGACCCCGGCCCCTGCCTGGGCCCCGCCTCGCTGCGTGGGGGCACCGCTGTCATCCTGGACGTGAGTACACTCGGGCCGGGACCCAAAGACCCCTCCTCCCATGGGAAGACCCCCAACGTCGCCCTCCTTAGTCCTCTCCGGGACCCACGAGGCCCCCTCCTTCCTGATCAGGGGACCCCCGGCCCATCCCCCTCGGCAGATCGGAGCAGGATCTGCACCCGGCCACTCTGCATCCCAGAGCGCGAGCCCCCAGCCCTTCCAAGTTCCTATCGGTCCCGATCCCGGTCCATTCTCATCTCTTGACCCGGACGAACCCCCTCCTCCCGTCCCCTCCCTCAGCTTCTCGGGATTCCCCATCTCTCGGAGCCGGGATCCTGGAGCCCCCTGGACCCAGCCACCGCCCCCTTACTTTTGTCCAGGCCAAATTCCCGTTTTTCCAGTCCTGGACGTCAACCTCTACCCTCACTCCTTCCCAGGACTGGAGCCCCTGacgcccccagccccctcctcctttccatcCTGAGTCCCCGCTTGAGTTGCTACTTTCCTAAGACCACCTTTCTCTTCCTGAGCCCTTGTATTCTCATCCTCCATCAAAGACCCTTTCGCTCTGCCACCCTCTGAGAGCGAAGGCCCCCCCCTCTGGCTTTGCCTCTCCTTTCCATAGAGTGGGAGCCACCCCCATTGGCCCTTAGTCTGGACCCCCGCTcccccatcaccacccccacccattcTGAGTCTCCTCTGCTCTCcattccctaccccaccccaccttccatccctacccaccccctcaTCCTCTCTGGACCCCTGCCCACCTCTGGGAAGCCggccccaccttcccctccccagtgGGAGGGAGACTTTGcagggtgggtggcaggggaTGGGGGCCTTGCCCTGTGGAGGGctaggggaaggtggaggggctTCATCttgcccaccccacacccccaatGACAGACTGCAGGGCGATGGGACATGCATGTCCCGGTGAGGGTCCTGCCTGGTCGGTGGCTCCAGGGATGGGAGTGTTTAGCGTGTGCGTGGTGGGtgtctggggtgtgtgtgtgtgtgttctgcacATCCCTGTGAGTGTGGGGGAGCGTGgattttatctcttctttcctgGAACCCACAGCTGGCTCCGAGCAGAGAggtctgggcagggcagggaaggtggAGCTTTGCTGGGAGTGCTTGCGGTCCTAGTGCCCCCCTTCCCGCACCCATGCACAGCCGGACACACAGGGAACCCTTCCTCCCAAGACCCCAGCAGAGTTCACAGCTGAAAGCCCTGGGCCCACTCGTGCAGGGAAGCCAGTCCAGACTCTTGGTTCTCTCCTCTAACGGTACAGGAGGGGGGCTCCCGGTCCCGGAGCGCCACGTGAGGGCTCTGAGCCTccctttccttatctgtgaagtcGGGTGATGAGCAGAGGTGGAGACTCAGGGCTCATGCAGCCTCCTGGAGCCACATCATGTGACGTGTCATTCACTTAACACCCAGGCCCCAGACCAGGCACCTGAGGGTGGACCCCGGCCTCGAGGAACCTTGTCACCAGGAGCACAGGTGTGGGGTGCCCAGGTTGAAGCTTTGAGGAGGGCCTGGGGTGCTCTGATATCTGCTGCCCTTTCTGCCCCTGCCACGGAGGCTCCTGCCCAGTACCCTGGAATCAGGGTCAGCTAAGGAAGGGGGGTGATGTCTGAGAAGCCCTCCTGAGCTGCTGCTTCAGTTTGTCACAGCCCCAGGTGCCTGGTAATGGATGCCTGCCCCGCTGCTTGGAGGGGTGAGGGGCAGCTATCCGTTATCCCAGGGAAGGACCAAAGGTGGGATGGCCAGAGGGGCcagtgcctcctcctcctccctccatcatGGTTTACCTCGTCCCAAAATACCAGGAGGAGGAGTAGTCTGGTCTCCAAGCTCAAGCCGTGGTTGGGGGTGGGAGCATGGGCCATCCCCCATTCCTGCCTGATGCAGCAACTGGGTTTCTGAGCTCCCAGCGCACCTCCCCACCCAGAAAAATCCCATCCTGCTGTCGCTGGCCCAGGTGCCAAGCCTCAGGGTTCCCTTAGCAGACACTCCTGTTCAGGTTTAACCCAGCCTCCCTGAAGAACACTAGGGCTCCAGGGGTTGGCAGCGGTGTGAGGATGTAAAGTTTATGGCTGCGTCCATGGGACACAAATTCTGAGGGTGCGACAGTGTGTGACAGCGTGAAGCCACGTGGACCGACGGCTCTGCGAGTGCACCCCCAAGCATGTGGACTGCATGAGCCAGTCTCCACAtgcgtgtgcgtgtgtctgtCAGAGTGGCTGTGGGCAGGCTGGCGGCACAGAAGGGAGGGTGGGCGGCTGCTTCCGCTAGGGTAGCTGGGAGGGCCTCTGCCTGCAGTGTCcttcccccgccccgcccggggTTCTTACCAGCGGGGGCTCCTCCTGGGGAGGGAGAACGTGGGGGCTCTGCTTCCCAAGCCACCTGGGGAGGAGTGGGATATCTGTGTCAGGTCAGGAGCCGCTGGAGGGCGCCTGctcccctggcccagggctgaCTCAACCAACCTCTCTTCTCTGCAGATTTTCCGCCGTGCGGACAAAAATGGTGAGTTTCCCTCCCAGGCTGGCCCCTGAATGAGGACCTGCTTTTTTTCAGGGCGAGGGATCATGGGTAGGGACTGGACAACCCTGAACCTAAAGGTGAAGAGTGCAGGTCTCTGGAGTCTGAAGGccaaatcctggttctgctgtgcctcagtttccactctGTACAGTGGGACTCCCATAGTTCCTGCCGAGCAGGGGTGCCAGGAGGGTTCTGTGAGCTGATGTGTGTGACGCCAGGATGGCCACAGTAGATGCTCGGTGTGCTTCAACCCTTATGCAGCTGGGCTGGACCAGGGCGGCCCAGGTGCAGGCCTAGAAACCGCTGCTGAAGGAAGCCCCCAGCCTCACTCGAGGCCCCTCACAGGCCCTGGCACACTTCCCTCCTCACAGCGGCCTGATGCAGTCGGTGCCGCGTCCTCTGCTCTGTCAGCTCCACGCTGGCCACTGGCCGAGAGGTTACGCGACTTGACCAGGGCAGCCCAGCTGCGTGAAGGCAGGAGAGGCGCTGTCGCAGACCCTGGCCCGTTTCCCCACATCACGCAGCCTCCCTAACAACGTGACTGGCACGTTCTTCTGCCAGAGAGGGTGCGACCCTCCACTTCTGACTGCTTGGAAAGGCGGTGTGTATTCTGATGAGCCTCCAGCCTCCCCTGCACGGGATAACCGGATAACCCAGCTTACTGAGCCCCACCCAAGCCTCGCAGGTGTGACAAAGAGCTGTACAACTTCCTATACATACTGTAGCCGTTATTCTTGGGCCCATAAGGACTCTACACGGCTCTAACAAAAGCACGttccctctccaggcctcagtttccccatctgtaaagtggggtgaCAACACTTAACCTGTCTTCTTCCCTCGGCTGTTGGGAAAATACGGGCGATGTGAGGATAGATGTTTTTACGGAGAATTAAGCAGGGCTCAgtgcttatttgcttatttacttaaaaaacacTGATTGAATGTCGAGGTTTGTGCTGGGAAGAAAGTGGGGAACAGATGGTGCCTGCCCCTCAGGGTCCTCAGGTCCCCCAAAGCTTCAGGTCCCAGTTCCTCTCCTGCTCCAGCCTAGGTCccagcactccctccctccctgtccctgggagTTGCTGTCGacctgccccccccacacacacactgtggtGTTGGGGAACATGAGGCCTTGAGGGGTGGGAGGTGATGCAcgggcctgggctgggaggcagtTCTCAGGGGtctccacctcttcctcccatccctggGAGTAATGGCCCCTCCCAGGCCTCTTGGGACAAAGGACCATCAGAGCAATTCCATATGGagcaaggagaaaggaaagggatggGGGAGCTTCAATGGGGCTCAAGAAATTGTGGTGGCATCAAGATTAGAGAAGGGGGTGAAGGGACTTGTCCCTGTCGTGGGCCTCacacccagcacacagtaggtgctcagtgaatgccTGTAGATTTAGGTGATGGATTTATTCATGGGTGCGAGTGTAGCCCTGGGGTGCAGTGGTATGTCTGGCTGTGGTTTTCATACATGCTGCCGGGAGTATGTGCGCCCAGGTGGATGTGGggctgtgtgtgcgtgcgtggtGGGCGGCACCCTGATCTCCATTCAGGCACCAATGGGCTTTCGTCTTCATTACTTGTTCTCTCTCAGTCAGAAGCAACGGTTCAGCCCTGAGCATAGCCTCAGGGCCCTCAGTGTCATCCCtgcagctccccccacccctgaggcCCAGCCCACTCCTCATGGGGCCTCAAGTCTTCCCAGCCGCCACTCCGTGAGGGTTGTCACCAGGGTTAATGTGGAGGGGGGATACGGAGCCTATGGGAGAGAGGCGGGGCCCCTCTGCCACAGAGGCTGCCTGGGTCAAAGCCCTCACTCAGCCACTTCCCAGCCAGTCACCAACtctcgggcctcagtttccccatctgtacgtGGGGCTGTTGAAACTGGTATGCATCTCAGAGGGCTGTCGTGAGGCTGCAGAGTGGAGCCCTGGCCCCCTGTGGAGAACCGCTGAGCCCCTCAGCTGGGGAGGGCCAGGCGTTCCGATTCAGCCCAGCACGGTTTGAAAACGGtgtgtgggcaggggctgggggtggtgcgCACGTGCGGGTGAGAGTGGGTGTAGTAGCAGGCAGAGACACACACATCACGTGCACACATTTGTTGAACACAAGCAGATGCTGCCCTCCCCAGGCATCCTCGGGAGTGTAAGATGCCTGGGGGCAGAAGAGGGGAGTGTGGTCTCCGGCTGGGCCCTGGGCGGGCGGAGGGCCCGAAGGAGACAGGCCCTCAGGGTTAGAGGGCAGCCTCTGGccgccctctctgagcctggacTTCTCCACAGAGACTGCACTTCTCTCCAGGGATGCAACTCCTGGCATTTGAAAGGTCACTGTCAGAAGAGGCTGAGCTCATGCTAATTAGGGAAGACACCTGCAAATGGCCCACTGGGGCGGAGGTGCCAGGCCTGCTGGCCTAAttggccagggcctggctgggcaggAGAGGTCACTTCCCTCATTAGCTGATCTGGGTTCGTTAGGGCTGTGGTGGGACATTCATGGTAAATGTCAGCTGGGAAGGCTTTGTGCTCTGGAGGCCTGGCggcctctcctgcctgccctcctgaCTACAGACTGGACAGAGGTACAGACAGGCAGGAAGAcgcgggtgggggcagggagactgCCCGCCAAGCCCGGGCAGACAGGAGTAATCAGTCATAGCACACTTGCCTGGTCTTGGCCTCAGCACTTCCAtggagccctggggctggaggtctCACTACGAGACCCTGCCCCACGTTGGGTTGAGAGCGTGGACTCGGGAGCCAGACCGCCTGGGTTGGACTCCAGCTGTGGGGCCTGCGCAAGTTGCTTAACTGTCCTGCCTCAGTTTACGGAACTGTAAAACAGGGAGGGGGTGGTGCTACCATGCCACGGGGTGCGCTGAAGCATAGAGTGAATACACAGTAAGAGCCCCATGTGTCTGCCCTGATTCCACACTGTGGTTCCTGGTTTTCATTACCAATCTTGCCAAAGGGAACTTGGAAAGTCTGCCCAGACTGCAAAGAGCCACAGCTTAGAGTTTACGTATTTCACAGGTATCTGGCCCTATTCATGGTAAGTTTCTGGATCTTCTATGTGAGTgtattggggtggggggctcttGTGTTTGAAAGTTACAAACTCCTCCCTCTGTGTCATTGACGCCTGAGCCTCGAGGGTGAAGGGGTCCTGggacctcacccccagccccccatGCACGCACAGGTGCACACATTAGTAGCCTCgctctctcccagcccctgatACTGTGTGACAGGTGGAGGGAAGTCTCCACAGGGTGAGGGTCTCCCTCCCCTGAGCTGGTCCTTTTGCCCTACTCTGAGCCCACACAGAGCTGCTGGGAGCAGAGATAGAAGCTCCAGAGCCTTTAAAATGTGAGAAGGACCTCGCTCAAGGAGTCTGGGCTCAAGGAGGTCTGCCAGGTACAGTGGGGCAGGCTGTGCCCTGCACAAGGGCATCTCCCTAAAAGATTTGAGGGCATCAGGTCCTGCCTGCACTCGGGCTCCCAACCCATGTGCCCTGAGGCTGggcctcatcccccacccccaaccaggaaaGGGCACCTCCTTCTAATCCACACAGAGGTGCCCTGGGGGCTTGCCAGGGCTTTGATTGTAGCCTAGCTGGAAGTCATGGAAGGGGGTCTGCATAGAGGAGCAGGGCCTTGCAGTGCAGTGTTGTGGGCTTGCCATTCTCCCTGACCTCCACTGCCTCCCACAGACACAGCTCCTTTAAGGAGCAAGACCGATCCTGGAGGAGGGGGAGTTGGCTGCAGGGGGCTGGAGATGAGCTTGCCTGAGGTTCGTCCACAGGTGTGCTCAGGTAGGCGGAGCCAAGGGTGGAAACTTGAGGGCTCTTCCTCCTGAAGGCCCTGGAGTTCTGCGGTGAGCCCCTCCCTCAGTGGTCCTTCCACCCCCAACCAGGAGAGCTTCAACAGTTGTGCCAGGGTGACTGcaggtggagggagaagaggcgagatggggcagggggagggaagggcaggtggCATGCGTCAGCTGCAGTGCCCTCTTACagaggcccagcccctccccattCCAGAATCACAGCCCCCAGGCCTGAGGAGGGCAGTCCAGCACTGGGCCCAAGCCAGGCACCTCCTTTCCTTGTGGTTTGGCATCTTGACGGTCACATCTCAGACCACTCAAAGGCTTGGGTCTGAAGTTTGCCGAGTGGATTCGGCAGAACGGAGAGGGGTTGATCCCTCTCCCCAAATCAGGATGTGGGTGCTGGCACTGGAGATAATTTAAGTGTGGGGAGATTATCTGGGTatttggaagagagagagggatcaTCAGACTTCCCGGCTTTGGACGTACCTCTTACGGGGACGGTGCTGCAGTGCACAGTGCCTGCCCTGGGTGACCAGGTGCATCACATGAGGGAAGAGGGCCTGGCAGTGAGCACGCGCTCACTGTTGAATTCCTGCAGAGCAGGCAAGCTACTTCTTGTTTGTTGGCTTGAGGATTATCTCTAAGTAGGTGTTGGTCTGTTGGTTTGGGAATTTGCTGAATGAGTCACTAACTCTCTGTGAGCTGGAGTTTACTGGTTAATTCAGGGATTAGCCTGCAGGCAGGGATTAGCTGCTGGGGTTTATCTGTTCCATAGTTTGGGAGTTGTCTGGATTTGGGGATATCCTATGGCTCAGACACCAGgcactctccctccttcctccctcctttgcaGACGATGGGAAGTTGTCCTTGGAGGAATTCCAGCTCTTCTTTGCAGATGGCGTCCTCAATGAG
The sequence above is drawn from the Desmodus rotundus isolate HL8 chromosome 12, HLdesRot8A.1, whole genome shotgun sequence genome and encodes:
- the OSGIN1 gene encoding oxidative stress-induced growth inhibitor 1 isoform X1, translating into MSSWSKNHLGTSSLEPLEVVIIGNGPSGICLSYLLSGYTPYVKPDAVHPLPLLQRKLLEAPGVSILDQDLDYLSEGLEGRSQSPVALLFDALLRPDTDFGGDVESVLTWKLQKERAIPHVVLGRNLPGGAWHSIEGSMVTLSQGQWMGLPDLQVKDWMCGKRRGLRNSRATAGDIAHYYMDYVNKKGLGHHFVSGAVVTAVAWGMPEPSGTGAQDPSPLFQVSGFLTAEDRSPQPFSLCAHNVVLATGTSDSPARLGIPGETLPFVHYELSALELAIRAGTLTPASDPILIVGAGLSAADAVLYARHYNIPVIHAFRRPVDDPGLVFNQLPKMLYPEYHKVHQMMREQSILSPSPYEGYCSLPEHQLLLFKEDHQAAFQDPNGLQKVFGISLVLVLIGSHPNLSFLPGAGADLAVDPEQPLSAKRNPIDVDPFTYQSTQQQGLYAVGPLAGDNFVRFVQGGALAVASSLLRREARKPP
- the OSGIN1 gene encoding oxidative stress-induced growth inhibitor 1 isoform X2, whose product is MPSTHFPCCRGSCWRPRGSPSWTRTWITCLKASKAGAKAPWPCSLMPSCAQTQTLGETWSPSSPGSSRRSEPSPTWSWVGTCLGEPGTGLRNSRATAGDIAHYYMDYVNKKGLGHHFVSGAVVTAVAWGMPEPSGTGAQDPSPLFQVSGFLTAEDRSPQPFSLCAHNVVLATGTSDSPARLGIPGETLPFVHYELSALELAIRAGTLTPASDPILIVGAGLSAADAVLYARHYNIPVIHAFRRPVDDPGLVFNQLPKMLYPEYHKVHQMMREQSILSPSPYEGYCSLPEHQLLLFKEDHQAAFQDPNGLQKVFGISLVLVLIGSHPNLSFLPGAGADLAVDPEQPLSAKRNPIDVDPFTYQSTQQQGLYAVGPLAGDNFVRFVQGGALAVASSLLRREARKPP